The genomic region CGCAGATATAAGTAAAGAAGAATGGGAACAATCGCAGGCGATCAATAGCACAGGTCTCATGCTTTTAACGCAGGCTGTTATTGCTACGATGCAAAAGCTTGGAACGGGTAATATCATTAATATTGGATCTATACAGGGGGCTGTGGGGCCCAATTTTCCTGTATACGGTCAGACCGGTATGACAAGCCCGATCAACTATACCTACGATAAGTGGGCGATGGTTGGCTTTACAAAATGGATAGCAAATTACTATGGCAAGTTTGGAATCCGTTGCAACTGCCTAAGTCCTGGAGGCTATGGGCCAGGCGTAGCGTCCTCCTTTGGCGAAAATGAGTTTGTCGACAACTATAAAAGATTGACTCCGTTAGGACGTTTCGCTAATGACGAGGATATTGCCGGACCAATCGTTTTCCTTGCTTCTGAGGCCTCTTCTTTCATCACTGGCCATAACCTGTTAGTTGACGGTGGATGGACAAGTTGGTAAACTATTACTCCTATGACAAAATCTATAATTACACTTATGATGCTACTTACGATGCTTTTGCACATTGAAAAGAGTGCAGGTCAAACTGTGCTGCCGTCCTCAACAGATTTTATTAGTCCTTTACCTGACGCTCGAGGGTTTGCAGGTATGTTCGCTGCAAAGGTCGGCGATGAGCTGATTGCAGCAGGGGGAGCGAACTTTCTGGACAAGATGCCTTGGGAAGGTGGGAAAAAAGCATGGCACAACCATATTTTCGTTTATTCATTTGCCAAAAAGAAATGGGAGAAGCTTAGTCTCCAACTTCCTAAAAACTTAGCCTATGGTGTTACGGTGCCGTATCGTGACGGGGCGATTCTTTTCGGAGGATCAGAACAAGACAATGTACCTTCTGCGGCTGTATACTATTTGCATAAAGAAAACAAAGAATGGAAGTTGGATACTTGGGCTGATATGCCGATTGCAATGGTGAATATGTGCGGAGAAAGGATTGGCGACTACGTCGTGCTCGCTGCGGGATCCAGTAAATTAGATGGAATGCCAACCGACCAAGTCCTGCTCTTCAATTTAAAGACAAAGGGTTGGTCAAACTTGCCTACTTTCCCAGGAGCCAAGCGGATAAATGCCGTCAGTGCAAAGCTGGACGGGGAGTTTTATCTCTTTTCCGGGATCGAGCTAGTTGCAGAGAATGATAGGAAAATTAAACGAAATATTCTGCAAGATGCTTATCGAATTAACCTGAACGATGCATCGCGAGATATTGAAAAAGCAAAGTGGGAAAAACTAGCCGACATGCCTCAAGGAATGGCCGCAGGCCCATTGTCTGCAGCCCATGACCTTAAAACTAAGGATATTCTGTTATTTGGTGGACTAGATCAGCAGACGGCGCAATATGCTGATCCCGCGACACATCCAGGATTCCTTCCTCAGGTGCTTAAATATGACACAAAAGCTGATAAATGGTCAATCATTGGCGACTTAGCAAAGGAACAAATACGATTGACGCTGCCTTCCGTTCAAGATGGGAGTTATTACTATCTGATCTCAGGAGAGGTAGGTCCGGGGGTAAGAACCAACAGCATACTAGCAATAGACTTAAAAAAACTTAAATCTAAGAAATAACATGAACCAATTTACGGAATCTAAAAAGCTCCTTGAGCGTGCTTCGAAAGTATTAGCGGGCGGTGTATCTTCAGAGTTTAGAAAATATAATCACCCGCATGCGATATTCTATAAAGAAGGAAAAGGCTCTAAAATAATCGATGTCGACGGGAATGAGTATCTAGACTTCACTCTTAGTCAAGGACCACTGATCTTGGGCCATTCGCATCCTCGGGTATTAGAGGCAGTGAATAGTTATTCTGATCAAGGGCAGCTTTACGCTGGCCAGCATATACAGGAAGTCATCTTAGCCGAAAAGATATGCGAGTTAATACCTTCAGCAGAATTGATCCGCTTTTGTCTCGATGGGTCGGAGGCCGTACAAACTGCTTTCCGCGTTGCTAGGGCAAAAACGGGAAGGAATAAGTTCTTAAGATTCGAAGGGCATTATCATGGCTGGCTAGACAATGTGGCTTGGGGAATTTCGACGCCGAGTATCGAAGATTTAGGCGATCGCTCAAAACCTACGGCTCATGCCTGGTCTAAAGGAATTTCCCCGGAAAGTAGAGACGAATTTATCATTCTTCCTTGGAATGACTTAGCGCTCCTTGAAGAAACCGTTAAGCAGCATCATCATGAACTTGCTGCCATCATTACGGAACCTGTAATGTGCAATAATGGCTGTATCGCTCCAAAGCCAGGCTTTTTAGAAGGTATCCGAAAGCTTTGCGACGACTATGGAATTGCTTTTATTCTCGACGAGGTAATCACCGGCTTCCGCTTAGGTCTAGGGGGGGCTCAAGCACATTATAAGGTTACTCCAGATCTTTCCATCTTTGCGAAAGCAATGGGTAGTGGCTATCCAATCAGCGCAATAGTCGGCAAAACTTCCTGGATGGATTGTATCTCCAATTCTCAGGTAATCCATGCTGGAACGATGAATTCCAGTAACCCGACGATAGCAGCAGCATTAGCAACAATAACGGTATTAGCGGAAGAGAATCCTTATGAACGGATGTTTCATTTGGGCAAGACGTTAATGAAAGGTATTGAAGATGCAGCGCAGAAATATAAACAGAACTTAAAAGTATTTGGTTTGGGACCAATGTTCGTTACGCTCTTTACAGATTTGGATGAACTGACCGACTATCGTGATACGCTGCGAGCAGATAAAGTAAAGCTCGGAAGATTTATTGCGGCACTTCAGGATCAAGGGATTCGCGTAATCGGAAGGGGATTATGGTATATCAGTGCCGTGCATACTGAAGAAGAAATCGATCAAGCTATTCGTGCCGTTGATCAAGCCTTAGCAGAAATGTAGAGCATATACCTAATACTTAACCAAATAAACATTCATTATGAGCTTCACCTTAACAGCCAAAAGTCCTCCCAGTAAATTCCGTGCCTGGTTAATAGTCGGTCTATTATTTATCATCGCGATGCTAAACTATATCGATCGGACGATGATTACGACGATGCGGACGTCTATCGTTGATTCCATCCCGATGAGCGATGCTGAGTTTGGATTACTAACGGCGGTATTTCTGTGGGTCTATGGTATTTTCAGCCCTTTTGCAGGCTACCTAGCCGATCGATACAGCCGCAGCCGTGTTATCCTCTTTAGTTTATTTGTATGGTCTTTGGTTACTTGGATGACCTCCTATGCATCAACTTTTAATGAGCTTTTGATTACGCGAGCATTAATGGGTATCAGTGAAGCTTGTTATATCCCAGCCGCATTAGCGCTGATCATGGATTACCATAAAGGACCGACCCGATCCTTAGCGACGGGTGTGCATATGGCCGGTATTATGTTAGGGCAGAGTCTAGGCTTTGTTGGCGGCTGGTTAGCGGAAAATCATACTTGGAACTACGCATTTACGATCTTCGGGATTTTTGGGATGTGCTATGCCGTGGCAATGTTATTTTTGATAAAAGATGTTCCTAGGAGCGAATCGGAAGTCGATACGGTTGAAAAACCTAAAGCAGGATTCTTGGAATCCTTAAAAGTATTGCTAGGTAACAGATCCTTCCTCTTTATCGTGGCATTTTTTGGATTTATTAGTATTGTAGGCTGGCTGATCGTCGGCTGGCTCCCTACATATTTCCAAGAGAAGTTCAATCTTACGCAAACGCAAGCTGGGGTTTATTCGACAGGGTATGTCTTTACGGCTGCCATATTTGGTGTATTGGCAGGCGGAGTTTTAGCCGATATTTGGAGCAGAAAGAATAGCAAAGCGAGAATCTACATTCCGTTTATAGGACTGTGTCTTGCGGCGCCTGCAATCTTTATGGCCAATTATTCCTATGTGCTGTCGATTTCGATACTCTGCTTTATCATATACTCATTTTGCAAGTCATTCGTTGACACGAACACGATGCCTATTCTTAGTATGGTCGTTGAAGAAAAGTATCGGGCGACAGGATATGGCATCCTAAATTTCTGCGGAACATTGGTCGGTGGACTAGGGCTTTATTTTGGAGGCGCACTACGTGACTCCAATATTGACCTGCATACCATATTTCAATTCGCGTCGGGAATGATTATTCTTTCGGCATTGTCCCTTTTGTTTATCCGACCGAATCCAAAACTTTTAAACCAGGGAAAGTAGGCGGTAAGCACAGGACAGTTCCCTCGTTTCAATTAACTATTATTGTATTACAAGCTCCAAGAGAGCACTGAGATTAACCCTCTCAAAAGCATTTAATAATGACAATCAACCTAAACCACAAGGCCCTATTAACGTCTTTTTTTGCTGTTCTTTTCTTTGTAGGATTCACGTCCTTTCAAGAACCCAAAGAACAGCAAAAGGCGAAGGGTTTTCGTATTATTCATAACAACGATGGCACCGATGCTCTGGCCAACATGTGGTTTAACCGCAAGGGCAACCTCTCGCGTGCAGATATCAACCGCTATGTCGACATCGTAGCCGATAGCAAGGTCGTAACCACCTACATGATGTGCACCGGTAGCGACTTTGTTTACTATCGATCCAAATACGAGCGCACCTTTGGCGATGACCTCAATGGCACGCTATCCTGCAACAAAAGCACTGCCGAGCGCGACGCTTTTAAACATTACTACAACAACTTCCTTAGTCTTGAAAAAGAAGGCACAGATATTATCGATGCTTCCTTAACCCGCGCCAAGCAACGCGGAATGGAAGCTTTCATCAGCTTTCGGGTCAACGACCTGCATTTCGCAGATACCGCAAGCAATTGTCGGGTATCCTATCCAGACTTCTGGTATAACAATCCACAATATTATACCGGCGACCCCACACAAGGGATGAA from Sphingobacterium sp. BN32 harbors:
- a CDS encoding SDR family oxidoreductase; protein product: MENVTMNRFFLNNKVVLITGGTGLFGKPMSHALAQAGASLVIASRNLPSCQQYANKLNEQGYEAVAFHLDLAQQASINKLVDEVIARFGRIDVLINNAVTREGFKNLADISKEEWEQSQAINSTGLMLLTQAVIATMQKLGTGNIINIGSIQGAVGPNFPVYGQTGMTSPINYTYDKWAMVGFTKWIANYYGKFGIRCNCLSPGGYGPGVASSFGENEFVDNYKRLTPLGRFANDEDIAGPIVFLASEASSFITGHNLLVDGGWTSW
- a CDS encoding aspartate aminotransferase family protein, producing MNQFTESKKLLERASKVLAGGVSSEFRKYNHPHAIFYKEGKGSKIIDVDGNEYLDFTLSQGPLILGHSHPRVLEAVNSYSDQGQLYAGQHIQEVILAEKICELIPSAELIRFCLDGSEAVQTAFRVARAKTGRNKFLRFEGHYHGWLDNVAWGISTPSIEDLGDRSKPTAHAWSKGISPESRDEFIILPWNDLALLEETVKQHHHELAAIITEPVMCNNGCIAPKPGFLEGIRKLCDDYGIAFILDEVITGFRLGLGGAQAHYKVTPDLSIFAKAMGSGYPISAIVGKTSWMDCISNSQVIHAGTMNSSNPTIAAALATITVLAEENPYERMFHLGKTLMKGIEDAAQKYKQNLKVFGLGPMFVTLFTDLDELTDYRDTLRADKVKLGRFIAALQDQGIRVIGRGLWYISAVHTEEEIDQAIRAVDQALAEM
- a CDS encoding MFS transporter — protein: MSFTLTAKSPPSKFRAWLIVGLLFIIAMLNYIDRTMITTMRTSIVDSIPMSDAEFGLLTAVFLWVYGIFSPFAGYLADRYSRSRVILFSLFVWSLVTWMTSYASTFNELLITRALMGISEACYIPAALALIMDYHKGPTRSLATGVHMAGIMLGQSLGFVGGWLAENHTWNYAFTIFGIFGMCYAVAMLFLIKDVPRSESEVDTVEKPKAGFLESLKVLLGNRSFLFIVAFFGFISIVGWLIVGWLPTYFQEKFNLTQTQAGVYSTGYVFTAAIFGVLAGGVLADIWSRKNSKARIYIPFIGLCLAAPAIFMANYSYVLSISILCFIIYSFCKSFVDTNTMPILSMVVEEKYRATGYGILNFCGTLVGGLGLYFGGALRDSNIDLHTIFQFASGMIILSALSLLFIRPNPKLLNQGK